In Notolabrus celidotus isolate fNotCel1 chromosome 22, fNotCel1.pri, whole genome shotgun sequence, one genomic interval encodes:
- the si:dkey-16j16.4 gene encoding uncharacterized protein si:dkey-16j16.4: MLKTLTKKLRRHSLNEIHPFQLKISYHGSGEGGESDDSEGENQELAQIDRERRRNCALTPLATSQQHNQGPLSPARLRRLRLLLDANLDRHSSEEELERISCGDNRKWVSAIPQRHGDHHSSASSDEEVRDLFGCGSPAASVRPLVEPGACLAASPSPVLFSSSPPRSLKPPPMRFQLQVVQPVARPIILTHFDQSAPYRKYRHSYSGEPGRPSLDLEKMQQKMLLKKNCGGKTRTIKIRNLTGTRPPPRYTYDPSIFAFRSLSTVPPCSPLTPSEDPPCS; this comes from the exons ATTTCGTACCATGGCagtggagagggaggggagagcgaTGACTCAGAAGGGGAGAACCAGGAGCTTGCACAGATTGACAGAG AGAGACGGAGAAATTGCGCCCTCACCCCTTTGGCCACCAGCCAGCAGCACAACCAGGGTCCCCTCTCTCCAGCCCGGTTACGTCGCCTCCGCCTCCTTTTAGATGCCAATCTGGATCGTCACTCTTCAGAAGAGGAGCTGGAGCGAATCAGCTGTGGCGACAACAGGAAGTGGGTGTCGGCTATTCCCCAGCGACACGGCGATCACCACAGCAGCGCCTCCAGTGACGAGGAGGTGCGGGACCTCTTTGGCTGCGGGTCACCGGCTGCGTCTGTCAGGCCGCTGGTTGAGCCCGGTGCTTGCTTGGCAGCCTCCCCCAGCCCTGTTCTCTTCAGCTCCAGTCCACCACGTAGCCTCAAACCGCCCCCCATGAGGTTTCAGCTTCAAGTGGTGCAGCCAGTTGCACGGCCcatcattttaacccactttgaCCAGTCAGCACCTTACAGAAAGTACCGGCACAGTTACAGCGGAGAGCCAGGGAGGCCCAGTTTGGACCTGGAGAAAATGCAACAG AAAATGCTCCTGAAAAAGAACTGTGGAGGGAAAACGCGGACTATAAAGATTCGG AATCTGACCGGCACTCGTCCTCCGCCCAGGTACACCTACGACCCATCCATCTTCGCCTTCCGCTCCCTGAGCACGGTCCCTCCCTGCAGCCCTCTGACCCCGTCTGAGGATCCTCCCTGTTCATAA
- the slc4a1ap gene encoding kanadaptin, whose product MAASPPSDVCEKMSHEGMNSAMETGECSSNENGSEHKKKEFNESEPEPEDTFKKPALFAAPSLTSKRSSAMAPSKPTAEAETKSLTDNNKAEVVDTASEDSSAPVNESRTSEEAEEEDTNDGKESPVAPVKTKLAAKPRVVPKGPPPGKFPPLPYVEPPWGGLAPESPYSLEILKNGTIVDTVPLTQRSFFVVGRLPVCDVSLEHPSISRYHAVIQYRGQGGEGESVGEERGFYVHDLGSTHGTVVNKNKVPPKTYIRLRVGHVLKFGGSTRLFILQGPDFDEEEESELTVTELREKARKQKADLEKRMMGDGSDDDDDEKEEGKEEGEEGVNSNKSGKTSNDDSGCSWGMAEEAAPDEDENEENPFSTEFREDQEAAYLKDPKKALQGFYDREGEELEFEFEDKSHGSWLCRIKLPVDDALGRQLVAEVTHTGKKKEATVQCCLEACRMLEARGLLRQEAVSRKRKKKNWEDEDYYDSDDDTFLDRTGTVEKKRTERMKKAGKIEERPETFESLVSKLSEVEKELAETQKKLSAGRGDSSGSSTEDSLDAFMTAVRRDAAMDGVERRKLHVHVADLRKEAQRLRKLVELTRPVQMPSLMPSGSSETDKPKKTLPLFGAMKGGRKFKLKTGTIGKLPPKRPNLPAELFNMKELAPGGEEEEEEEEEVEEAEKKDQGNDEDDEDDDEDSENITDMNVDCEESSASMSRDRSPTGRQPAESQEHKERSHKPRRGEESAETEEQASQSSSSSKKKKAVTPSSSESKAGAHSAPAAEPGPKKNTKKKVMGPSRPPVQLSGQYPEDDPDYCVWVPPTDQSGDGRTHLNEKYGY is encoded by the exons ATGGCCGCCTCCCCTCCGTCGGACGTGTGTGAGAAAATGAGCCATGAAGGGATGAATTCTGCGATGGAAACGGGTGAATGCTCTTCCAACGAGAATGGAAgtgaacacaaaaagaaagagttCAATGAAAGTGAACCGGAACCGGAGGATACGTTTAAGAAACCGGCTCTTTTCGCCGCACCGTCCCTCACCAGCAAACGCAGCTCTGCCATGGCTCCGTCCAAACCCACAGCAGAGGCAGAAACTAAGAGTTTGACAGACAATAACAAAGCTGAAGTTGTGGATACTGCAAGTGAAGACTCCTCAGCTCCTGTTAATGAAAGCAGAACCTCtgaagaagctgaagaagaggacacaAACGATGGAAAGGAGAGTCCTGTGGCTCCTGTCAAAACCAAGCTAGCAGCTAAACCCCGTGTTGTCCCCAAAGGTCCCCCTCCAGGTAAATTCCCCCCTCTCCCGTACGTTGAGCCTCCCTGGGGTGGCTTGGCTCCGGAAAGCCCCTACTCTTTGGAAATCCTTAAAAACGGCACTATAGTGGACACCGTGCCCCTCACACAGAGGAGCTTCTTCGTGGTGGGGCGCTTACCTGTGTGTGACGTCTCTCTGGAGCATCCCTCCATCTCCAGGTACCACGCTGTGATCCAGTACCGCggacagggaggagagggggagtctgtgggagaggagaggggtttTTACGTGCACGATCTTGGTAGCACACATGGGACTGTGGTGAACAAGAACAAGGTCCCACCGAAGACCTACATCAGACTACGCGTGGGACATGTCCTGAAGTTTGGAGGGAGCACGAGGCTTTTTATCCTGCAG gGTCCAGACtttgatgaggaagaggagtctGAGCTAACAGTGAcagagctgagagagaaagCCAGGAAACAGAAAGCCGACCTGGAGAAGAGGATGATGGGTGACGGTTCGGACGATGACGAcgatgagaaggaggagggcaAGGAGGAAGGCGAGGAAGGGGTCAACAGCAACAAGAGCGGCAAAACGTCAAACGATGACTCGGGCTGCTCGTGGGGAATGG CTGAGGAGGCGGCCCCAGACGAAGACGAGAACGAGGAAAACCCTTTCTCCACAGAGTTTCGTGAGGACCAGGAAGCTGCCTACCTGAAAGACCCGAAAAAGGCTCTGCAGGGCTTCTATGACCGGGAGG GGGAGGAGCTGGAGTTTGAGTTTGAGGACAAAAGTCATGGCAGCTGGCTCTGCAGAATAAA GCTTCCAGTGGACGATGCTTTGGGCCGACAGCTGGTTGCTGAGGTGACCCACAcagggaagaagaaggaggcgaCCGTGCAGTGCTGTCTGGAGGCTTGTCGAATGCTGGAAGCCAGAGGACTGCTGCGGCAGGAAGCAG TTTCCCGTAAGCGTAAGAAGAAGAACTGGGAGGATGAGGACTACTATGACAGTGATGACGACACCTTCCTGGATCGAACCGGCActgtggagaagaagaggacggagaggatgaagaaggcCGGGAAGATTGAGGAGCGGCCTGAGACCTTCGAGTCACTG GTGTCCAAACTGTCAGAGGTGGAGAAGGAGCtggcagagacacagaaaaagcTCAGTGCTGGTAGAGGAG ACTCCTCCGGATCCTCCACCGAAGACTCGCTGGACGCCTTCATGACAGCGGTGCGGAGAGACGCGGCGATGGACGGCGTGGAGCGCAGGAAGCTCCATGTGCACGTGGCAGATTTACGCAAAGAAGCTCAGAGGCTGCGGAAACTGGTGGAGCTCACACGGCCTGTACAGATGCCCTCGCTGATGCCGAG TGGAAGCTCAGAGACAGATAAACCTAAAAAGACCTTACCACTGTTTGGAGCCatgaagggaggaagaaaaTTCAAACTAAAGACCGGCACCATCGGG AAGTTGCCTCCTAAGCGGCCCAACTTGCCCGCAGAGCTGTTCAACATGAAAGAGCTCGCACctggtggagaggaggaggaagaagaggaggaggaggtggaggaggcagagaaaaAAGACCAGGggaatgatgaggatgatgaggatgatgatgaagacagtGAAAATATAACTGACATGAATGTTGACTGTGAGGAGTCCAGTGCATCCATGTCCCGAGACAGATCTCCCACAGGACGGCAGCCAGCGGAGTCCCAGGAGCACAAAG AGCGAAGCCACAAACCGAGGAGAGGTGAGGagtctgcagaaacagaggagcaggcttctcagagcagcagcagcagcaagaagaagaaggctgTGACCCCGTCCAGTTCAG AGTCCAAGGCAGGAGCCCACTCAGCGCCCGCAGCAGAGCCCGGCCCTAAAAAGAACACTAAGAAGAAAGTGATGGGCCCCAGCAGG CCTCCAGTGCAGCTGTCAGGACAATATCCAGAGGATGACCCTGATTATTGTGTCTGGGTTCCTCCTACAG ATCAGAGCGGAGATGGCCGCACACACCTCAACGAGAAGTACGGCTACTGA